One Takifugu flavidus isolate HTHZ2018 chromosome 3, ASM371156v2, whole genome shotgun sequence genomic window, CCACACactaaatgtaaagtttacaaCAATCAAAGAGGCGAGCCAAACACTAAATGTACAGTTTACAACGATTAAAGAGGCGAGCCAAACACTAAATGTACAGTTTACAACGATTAAAGAGGCGAGCCGCACACTAAATGTACAGTTTACAACAACGATTAAAGAGGCGATCCAAACACTAAATGTACAGTTTACAACGATTCAAGAGGCGAGCCACACactaaatgtaaagtttacaaTAATTAAAGAGGCGAGCCACACACTAAATATACAGTTTACAACGATTCAAGAGGCGAGCCACACactaaatgtaaagtttacaaTAATTAAAGAGGCGAGCCACACactaaatgtaaagtttacaaCAATTAAAGAGGCGAGCCACACactaaatgtaaagtttacaaCAATTAAAGAGGCGAGCCACACactaaatgtaaagtttacaaTAATTAAAGAGGCCAGCCACACactaaatgtaaagtttacaaCAATTAAAGAGGCGAGCCACACactaaatgtaaagtttacaaTAATTAAAGAGGCGAGCTGCGTGTGTCTCACCAGTGAGTCAACGTTGGTGTGATGCAGCAGCCAGCCTTCTCTTAGGATGCCATGGCTGTGCCTCTTGGTGTGATGCACCGTCTGAACCAGTCTCATTAGTGGGATGTAGGTGCTGAAACACGGGCCGAGGGAGGCGCTAAAGATTGAGGAACGAGTGATACCAATTAACACCACTGGGTGGCAGTCTAGCCAAGTATTTCCTGTGTATAAATTAAAGACACGTGACGACGGCTTGAGGTCACCTGCACACATTTACAATATGATGTCACCGTATCAAACTATCCTCTGACCTTGTCGTCTCATGCGTTTGCTCTGAGTCACTGTTGTCGGCAGTCGAATCTCCATCCAGGGACATCTCATCCCCGGAGATATCTAGGTCCGTCATGCTGGTGAGCTCCAATTCGTTGTCCCCTGGCTCTGGAGAGGAGCCAGGAGCCACCGCTGGGGATTCTAGGAAAAATGACATATGCAAGAGTCAGACCTGCGAGGGGTGGATGTCGGCGCACTATATAACCATTGTTGGGAAGCCAACCGGGTCGTTGGggagctcctgctcctccgtTGATGCCTCTTTTGTCTCCTGGACAGTCTCTGGGGACCAGGACCTCACAGCGCTGGTGACAGTTAAACCCACAATCTAGAAAAGGCAAACGCACATCAGCAGATGCTTTTAATTGCAGAGGTTTCTGGTagtttatgctaagctaacatctTTAAACTAAGGCCACCACCCCTCACCTGAGCACTGCAGCCCCTGTCTGAAGAGGCCTCGCAGGAGCTTGCGGCAGTACTGGCACACGGTGGGTTTGGTGTAGCTGTGGATGTGGAAGGTGTGGGGGACCTGTGGCCTGCATCTGTCCCCGTACCCGACACCCAGCCAGGCCGGGGGTTCAGCCCAGGATGGCGGCCTGGAGGACGGCTTAGACATGCTGATCTGGTGGTGGAAAGCCCGCAAAAGTGTGTTTACGTTAAGGGTTAAAATCGATGTGAcgatacggggggggggggtttctcacctcctccaggctGCCGCTGGCCTGATTGGACAGGGAGTGCGTCCGGGGTCGTTGGGGAGGGAACAGGGAGAGGCTGGTGCTGACCTGACGTCGGGTGCGGCTGCAGGTGTTGGCCAGCCGGTAGGCGCAGCGCTTGTGGAAGTCTAACCCGCAACCTGGGAGACATATTTACTTCAAggcattctttttttaaaatccagagATCTGTAGTTCCCCAGCATACCGTCACACTTCAACCCCTGACGAACGAGGCCCCACAGCATCTCCCCGCAGTAGTGGCAGAAGGTGGGCATCCGGTAGGAGTAAACCACCAGGGAGTGCGGCCGATCCTCACCTCGGTGGCCGTCGTCGACCCTGGAGTGGATCCGAATGAGCTGGCGCCTTCAAACTTGAGATTCAGAAAGGATCCCACCTACCTGCGACGACCACCTCGATGAGGTCGCCGTCCTGCAGCTGGGAGCCCTCCCTCAgccggagcagcagctgctccgaGGTGGGCTGATGTCTGAACAGCAGGATCTTCTCCCCCGGCCCCACCAGGCTGCAGTCTGGGGCCTGGACACAAGTTGGTATCAAAGGGAGCGAAATGTCACGCGCAGACGTGCGGTTTATTGCAAACTAAAAATAATCTGAGCCGACACACGGCCTTTCAGTTACTTTCCACCTGCAGCCCATAAGTTTCAGAGTGAAAAGGTctctgtgcgcgtgtgcgtgcacgtgtggtcGGAAAGTATAGCTGCAGCCTTGACCACAGCCTCAGTAACACGAGCATGAACACTGGAGTCAGCTGCAGGTTTTAATGCGCCATCAGCTCACTCGCTCATCAGCAGCTGAGTCCCATGCTCTTTAATGGCCCCATTCGTCTCGTTTCCATAGCAACGTGCAATCGTAGAAGACCCGTTTtgcacacatttgcattttttaaatatgtttatttcCATAGCCAGGGGTGGGATTAAACCGTCTGAACCCGTTTGTCCGCCCCAACGCTACCTTACGCTCGATGATCTCTGCCGCCAGCCTCTTGGCGTGGCTGTAGCTCAGATTACCGGCGGGGACCCGCACCTCCTCCCTGATCAGGCCCAGCTGGAACTGGACCTGGACCGGCCCTGCAGGGCTGACGGGAGCAGCGGCGGACATGGAGACCCTGCGGCAATCATCATTTTTCCAGATTATTTCAAGCAGGTGCACACAAATTTGttgagaaatgaaacatttgggGGCAAAAATCTCCACTAGATGTTATTTAAAACAGATTAAAGCCATTTCAATGTCACATTAGGAAATAAGTCACGATTCGAAGCTAAACTCACTTTGTTCGTGCTCCGGTCTTTGCCCTTGGCTGCAGAGGCGCTTCTGAACCATCGGACACTTACAAGAACGCTGGTCGTCTGGTTTCCTTTGTGGGTGTCGCTGTGACAGGAAGTTCAGACACGAACCTCGGAGCGTGCAATTCatgccttcagctctttcacacacacacacacacacacacacacacggccaaaGATGACAACCAACAAGGTTTGTTTGAAAAGTGGAATATTTATTGAATTTTGGATTGCAGTACACAGTAAATTGGCCCCTTCACAATAAGACCCTCTAATCACCAGAGTGAGAGCTGACTGATTCCCATCCGAGGCTCAGAGTAAAGTTCTCTTAATGTCTTAATATGCAGTTTCTAAGATACAGGAACTAACCCCAGAGTGAATAAATACCTGATTGATACAGTGAATTAATATATTCCAATACAGAGCTTAGAGATGATCGATCACTAACTTATATACACGACGACATAAGAGGTTGTGTCATTAACAGAATTCTCCATCTTAACAGTGAACTTACATTTAAAGGATAATGTACATTATTTGCTGACACTTAAAGCACTTTAATGTCTCTCCAACatacttttcttcttcctgctttaCTTACTGTAACCCTTCATGCAGATCTGCCCCCGCCCCCACTCTATTTCAATCCCTCTCACACCCTCAAGAAACATTTTTTTGGCCCTGTCATGTGAGGAAGTAGTAGTAAAcaccagaaaaataaataaggacAAAGTGACTCAATGGTGTGGTCAGCTTCCTGGGATTACAGTAGATGTGTACATTCTGTGGCACTCCCGCTCcttaaattacaaaaaaaaataaagaaatccaGTGGAACACGCCACCAGAGTGCACAATCGACCTGTTTGCAACATTCAAATCAGGTTTCGGTCCTCGGACGCGAGAGTCCAGAGAAGAAAATCAGCAGAAATGAGCCGAGGACGGACGTCCGTTGGCAGAATCGCAAACACGATGACACAATAATCATCTGTTGTTGAAATATCGTGGTCGAATTAAATGGAAATCTCTTTCACAGCATACTCCGCCATTAGAATCAGCTTCTTTTACATTCTGTTGGGAGCAAAACAGAGTTATACCATCGGCCGatagggggcgctgtggagcTGCGACTGAGATAAGCAGCTTTGatctttcctcttttccagtcttctccctctcctgacATTTTGAGATTCTTTGAAAACGCGGAAACGGAGCACATCTAAATCGACGTGATAtgcatataaaaaaaaataacttaaaatgtATGTACatgaaaaaaaaggcaaacagtGAGGTTCAAACGTAAGCTAACTATTTTTTCTCCGACAGACTGAGGGGATCGTACCGTTTTGAATCTGCTATTATGGtgcggttagcattagcacacatGCTAACAATAAACTACACAGTTGGATTCTTTTCTAACCTACTCCGGGTTTGAGCGTCGGTGCGTCTAGTTCGTATAGGTGGGGAGGACAGTTGCCATGGTGCTACTGGCGACACAGACGATGCGTTCGGGTGCAGAGAGTCCGCCGCCCGACGAGCAGCATGCTGATTAACGTTTCTGAATATTCTTGTTTGTAGCAGCGGTTTTGTACAGCGAAGCAGCAGGACagaatggggtttttttttggttggttttgaatttttttttttttttaacaaaaatatCTTGTGGGTGCAGTAGTTTGTTCTCTGTTGGAGCTTTAGGTGTGTTTGAATGATTGAAACCAGCCTCGCCTCATCAGAACTGTCGCCCACCTCCCTTTGCTCTAGCCAATCAGGGAGTTGCGTCTGGACAGGTCCACGTTGCTGGCGCTCAGCCCCCTGCAGTCGGAGAAGCCGGAGTTGGCGTcctggcagcagagaggacgAGTTTGAAAGGTGGTCGAGCGGATATTTAGTGAATAACGTGTAGGCGGACGCACCTGCACGCTCTCTTCGGTGCTTTTGTTGAGGAAGTTGAGGGAGCTCGCCCTCTTCATCCTGAGCAAAACACAAATTACAACCACAAGACGAGAAAATCGGCCGCATCATGTGACCTGGCGGTATAAttgcgggggggcggggggtacCCGGGGTTGCGCGGCTCCTGCGGTCCACTGCCCTGCAGCTTCTTCACCAGCATCTCGCTGCTCCGCCTCAGAGCGTCGCGGATCTTCCCGAAGGAGCCGCTGCGGCGGAGGGACCCGTTGCCGTCCTGTGAAACCAGAGCTGTTGGTTTCAActcctggatttaaaaaaataataataaattcaCATGCGCTGATGTACTGACCCCGCTCCACTCGGCCGAATCGTCGCCCTCGCTCTCCCCCCCCTGGCCCCCTGGCCCGTTGAGCCCGTCCCTGTTGTGTCGCCGGTCGCCGCCACCGccgtccttcagcagctccacgaCCTTACTCTGGTTGATGGCGTCGATGccctgagagacagagagatggcGAGGGATGAGACGTGGCTCCTGGGGGTCAGCCGGCTGGAACTCGCCCGCCACCGTGCGAGTACCTGCTTGCGAGACTTGCTGGCGCACTCTTCCAGCGTCTCCGCGGCCTCCAGTTTGCCCTGGCGGCGGTACAGCGCTCCCAGACTCTTGAGGGTCGTATTCACGGTGGGGCTGCAAAGGGGAGGACATGTTAGCACTCGCTAATATCGGCCCTGACTTTATTCTCTCACCTGTCCACCTTGCAGGCTTTATACCAGCTCCCATACTCCACGTAGGGACCGGCGTCCCTGCGTTTGTCCTAGGAGAGAAACAAGAGTCCGTCATTGACGCTCCATAAAGACAGCAGGGTGACCTCGGATCACGCACCTtgctctcctcccgctcctctgcGTGCATCCAGATCGGCTTATTATCATCTGCGCAAACAAGATGTCAAACAGTGAAGATGATGACAGAAATCTGAGCGTTTCTGAGCGCACGAAGGTTTGATGAGATTAGCGGAGGCTGGAGAGGAAACGCCGATGTTAAGCTGCTTCGCACGCTCCGACAGCGCAGCGTAATCCCCCGAGCTGCTGAAATTACAGAGGGTGGCAGGcgatgggggcggggctaaagcaAAACGCCGATGTCTAAAAAGGAACATGTCGGTGGGGGAAAAATGGAGCCGATTCAATGGGAGCGCTACCGCTCAGCGACCACAGGGGGCGGTAATGAGTAAGGTTCCACTCACTGTTGACGGAGCCGAACTCCTTCTCGTGCGCTCGGGTCAGGATCTCTTTGTAAAGCGTTTCGGCGTCCTTGAACTTGCCCTGCTTCAGGTAGCAGGTGGCCTGAAATCAAGAAACGACGATCAGACACTCGATCGGCGTTCGGATTTCAACCCGGCCGTGGATCTGGGGGGGGACGAGAAAACCCACCAGGTTATTCTTGGTCTTGGCCACGTTGGGGTCGTCGGCCCCCAGCTTGGACTCGTAGATCTCCAGTGCTCGTCTGTAGTAGTACTCCACCTCGTCGTACTTGCCCTGGTTCTGGCACAGCAGCGCCAGGTTGTTCAGCTGCTTGGCCACATCTGGGTGGAACTTCCCCAACACCTGAAGACCAGTGATTTATATCATCTCTGATTCTGATCAGTAAGAATTTTTGATGAAGAATTCAACCAGAAATCATTCATTTTAAGGCTGGGAGACTCTTGATGGCTCACTGTCGCCACCTACTGGTAACGGGCCAGTACTGTTCTCTACCTTCTCTCTGATCTCCAGCGCTCTCTTGCAGAGAGGCTCCGCCTCCTTGTATTTGCCTCTCTTCCCGTACAGCACGGCAAGGTTGTTGAGGGTCGCCGCCACGGCCGGGTGGTCTTTCCCCAGCGTTTTCTCCCTGATGGCGAGGGCGTCGTTCAGGAGGTGAGCCGCTTCTTTGTACTTGTTCTGATCCCTGCGGAGCCGAATGGCAGATTTAACTAGAGGTGACTATTTATTTCCAGTTAAATGACTCCGCCCCCTCGCGGGCGTTTACCTGTACACCAGTGCCAGGATGTTAAGCATGGTGGCCACATCGGGGTGGTCGTGGCCAGATGTTTTCTCCAGGTCTTCCAGGGCCTGCTTGCACAGCGGCACCGCCACCTCGTACCGCCCCTGCGAGGCGTACTGGATCACCAGGTTGTGGAGCGTCCGAAGGCGGGCTGGGATCTCATACCCGCCCTGCTGGGCCGCCACCTCGCCGCTCGGCTGGGCTGCGCCAGAGGAGAGGGGCGTTAGATAAGCCGCCGTCGAGGCCGCACTCCAGAGTGCCGACATCATACCTGGTCCCTGGTCGTCGTCGTTGGGGAACAGATCGTCCAGGCTGTCCTTCGAAGTGtccgcccctccccctccgccgccgccactcTGGTTCTTGTCCTCAGAAGGTGACGCGTCATCGTCAAACTTCTTGATCTGGTTCATGAACTCCAGgtgcttcttctcctcctccagctgggcgaCGCTCTGCTCGCTGCGCTGCAGCTTGTGCTGCGTCCCCGCCAGCTCGTCCCGCAGCCACTGGTTCTCCTGGCAGAGGCGGCGCACCTGAGCGCGCAGCTTCTGCTTCTCCGACTCCACGGCGCTCAGGTGGCCGGACAAAGCGATGATCACCTgcgcaaaaagaaacaaatatggAGCAGCCGTTCCAAACTTTCCAACCCCcccctttcacaataaaagcacggCACCTGCGCCTCGCCCAGGCCCAGCTCGATGGCCTCCAGGCTCTTGCGGAGCAGGCCCGATTTCTCCTGCGTGACGGGCGGCTGGGCGCAGTCCAGCAGCGAGTTGAGGATCTGGGTGTGCTCGCCGCGCAGCGTCTCCAGCCCCTGCATGACGGCCTTGGTGTTGAGGACGATCTCATCCTGGCTCAGTCGCTCCAGGGCTTCTTCACGAGGATACACCATGGTGGACATTGCCTGGTTTCATACACACTTTGGGGGGGGACACGACACAGCATGATGAGACCCCTGAGCATTCAGTGTTTATCCTTCATGAGACTGTCATGAGACTGGAGGAGCCTTTATCTGTTGATCAGTGGCAACAGAGATTAGAGAGAGTGTTTTTCAAAGAGCATCAGGTCAGATCCTCCATTTTCCTGAACTTTGTTACCAGTATAACGACGTTTAAAAGATAATCCAATGTGTTGCGAGACGATTCCTGCAGGTTTTATCTCACGACCCAGATATCATGTGGAATCAGCTGATTCTGAAGGAACGCCATGATGTATTATTTAGTCAAAACACTTAGATAACAAAAACACGTTTATATTTTGAGCCCAGGGCGCCGCTGAAGCACAGTTCAGCCATTTTTCTACCCCCCAGAAACGTACTTCACCTTGAGCAAATATTTGCAGCTTTGTTGCAGTGGGGATGCtgcaggttttcttttctttgtcctcaAACGTGCTAATTACACTTCCAAACCGGCCAAACTTACGCTCGCTGATCGTTGGGCAACAGGCTCGATGACGTCTCGCTTCCGTTTGTTCATGCTGGAGACCAGACTTTTCCCCAGAGGCTGATCCAACATTAAAAAAGTTCAGACTCTTCCCCAAGTGTGCATATTCGAGAGGCTGCAACTGCGGAGGACTGTGACTTTGCGCCTtcaccatgatgatgatgatgctgctgcacctgttctccccccctccccttcacctCATGCACCGACTGCAATGCACCAATAATCACAAGTTCCCGGTTAGCAGGCGTTGAAATTAAGGTAACAAAGAGCCGCAAACCTCAATCAGCGGCACCCACTCCCCCCTGATGGTTGATTTAGCTGTTTCATTGTAAAAATATTACACATATAACGAGGCGGCCGAGGCCTTCGGCCGGGAGGGGCGGCGGCGTTTGGCGTGGCAGGTCAGCCATGAGGGAAAATGTTTGATAATCAAATTAATTCTAAGTGATGATCCATTAAAATGTCGTCGGGTAAAACGGGCAAACGGTATCGTAGCGTTTGATTTAGACGCGCACGCCGTTTGTAAACAGTGCAGGCCCGAGCACCATGATGCTAcatcacgcacgcacgcacacacacacgctcacgatATTAAAGCGTCATTTCGCCATTTTACATtcagatcaaagcaaaacacacaccatCGAGAGTGTTTTTAAGCAAAAGCCTAAGCGTTGACCGAAGGTGACAAGCGCCATATCGGCGTTTTCTTTAGCGTTTGCATGGTCAGCAAACTTTACAACCTTAAAGGTAGCCAAGTGTCATCGGTGTTTGTCCCATTTAAATGCGGGTTggttgaattattttttttaccttcatcGAAGATAAACGCGAAGCTTTCGACGCCTGGGACAAAGCGACGGGACTATGTTGTGATGCTCCAAGTACACCAGCGTCGAGTACGTCTGCATGAAATCGATAGCTTCCGGTactcctttcaaaataaaacattgctATCGAACGTAGTGCGAGATTTGGAGGTAAATTATGAGTTTTATCTATTATATTCTAAATATAATATGTCcatattttaaaatctgttcattAATGTTACAACTTCATATTTAGGGAATCAACACCGAGATCTATCACTAAATTAAAGATTTAATTTGAAGGCCGCCACTGTCCGGAATTATTGTATTTCCGGTCTTGGTCATCACCTGCTTCTGACGCCGGTACACGCCGAAGAATGTCGCGTTTAATACGATTAAACACAGCAGAAGTGAGATAGCTAACGGTTTTAGCCAGCGGTAGCAAAGCTAAATCACTTTAAGCTTTACTTACTATGAATGTCACCTTGTGGAGGGCAGCGAAGACGCTCTTCAACGTGCCCAAAATATTAGCTTTCCCTTCGTAGCCAGCCAAATGTTTTACGTCTTTACGACGTTGTCTCAGAAGTACCTCGAACCTGACAGCTGGGGCACAAAATATGGCTGTTGTCCCAGAGTCAACCAAAGATTTAAAACGGCAAGATAAATGACTCCATTTCACAACCCGGTCGTCTTGCTTAAGCGTTTTGCTATCTAGCAGCTTCTCTTTAAATGCTTGCTCGTGACGGAGTAGTTTCAAtataaatgcacctttaaaagATGTGATTAACTACTTAATCTTGGCGACTACGATAGCGAGTAGCTTTTCAGGGACAACTGAAGCAAGTTTTACTGCCGTATGGAAAATATCTCTCTCGACCCGCTGACACTCTTTGAACTTTGAGGCCTCGCGAAGGCAGAAACTCAGTTTGACCTGCACagtaaagcatttttaaaatataaatacgTCAAAATAGGTTAAAAATGCACATGGAAGACAGAGTTACAAATCAtgggtgttttattttaaaaaaacgaaACAATAAACACTTTCACTTTTCATCTCATATCTGATCAACACGTGTAATCATGAAAAAGGAGTActaaaaaaacatgtcaaactaagaaaaacaaaacaagataaCGATTATCCGATATCTACAAGCACTATAGTTTATTAATAATT contains:
- the klc2 gene encoding kinesin light chain 2 isoform X2; its protein translation is MSTMVYPREEALERLSQDEIVLNTKAVMQGLETLRGEHTQILNSLLDCAQPPVTQEKSGLLRKSLEAIELGLGEAQVIIALSGHLSAVESEKQKLRAQVRRLCQENQWLRDELAGTQHKLQRSEQSVAQLEEEKKHLEFMNQIKKFDDDASPSEDKNQSGGGGGGGADTSKDSLDDLFPNDDDQGPAQPSGEVAAQQGGYEIPARLRTLHNLVIQYASQGRYEVAVPLCKQALEDLEKTSGHDHPDVATMLNILALVYRDQNKYKEAAHLLNDALAIREKTLGKDHPAVAATLNNLAVLYGKRGKYKEAEPLCKRALEIREKVLGKFHPDVAKQLNNLALLCQNQGKYDEVEYYYRRALEIYESKLGADDPNVAKTKNNLATCYLKQGKFKDAETLYKEILTRAHEKEFGSVNNDNKPIWMHAEEREESKDKRRDAGPYVEYGSWYKACKVDSPTVNTTLKSLGALYRRQGKLEAAETLEECASKSRKQGIDAINQSKVVELLKDGGGGDRRHNRDGLNGPGGQGGESEGDDSAEWSGDGNGSLRRSGSFGKIRDALRRSSEMLVKKLQGSGPQEPRNPGMKRASSLNFLNKSTEESVQDANSGFSDCRGLSASNVDLSRRNSLIG
- the klc2 gene encoding kinesin light chain 2 isoform X1 → MSTMVYPREEALERLSQDEIVLNTKAVMQGLETLRGEHTQILNSLLDCAQPPVTQEKSGLLRKSLEAIELGLGEAQVIIALSGHLSAVESEKQKLRAQVRRLCQENQWLRDELAGTQHKLQRSEQSVAQLEEEKKHLEFMNQIKKFDDDASPSEDKNQSGGGGGGGADTSKDSLDDLFPNDDDQGPGMMSALWSAASTAAYLTPLSSGAAQPSGEVAAQQGGYEIPARLRTLHNLVIQYASQGRYEVAVPLCKQALEDLEKTSGHDHPDVATMLNILALVYRDQNKYKEAAHLLNDALAIREKTLGKDHPAVAATLNNLAVLYGKRGKYKEAEPLCKRALEIREKVLGKFHPDVAKQLNNLALLCQNQGKYDEVEYYYRRALEIYESKLGADDPNVAKTKNNLATCYLKQGKFKDAETLYKEILTRAHEKEFGSVNNDNKPIWMHAEEREESKDKRRDAGPYVEYGSWYKACKVDSPTVNTTLKSLGALYRRQGKLEAAETLEECASKSRKQGIDAINQSKVVELLKDGGGGDRRHNRDGLNGPGGQGGESEGDDSAEWSGDGNGSLRRSGSFGKIRDALRRSSEMLVKKLQGSGPQEPRNPGMKRASSLNFLNKSTEESVQDANSGFSDCRGLSASNVDLSRRNSLIG